The following proteins are co-located in the Melanotaenia boesemani isolate fMelBoe1 chromosome 5, fMelBoe1.pri, whole genome shotgun sequence genome:
- the LOC121640769 gene encoding lecithin retinol acyltransferase-like encodes MLDTLTFLLERLFLLAHIKLSSLLPPLGRESGEPQPPRRCDRDDPFPQKFQRGDLLEVPRTLFTHFGIYLGENRVAHLIPDILPVLTADSRQIQEMVTNTRLLLGVLSKRASIRVDSVEDFAYGAGILLNAMDRAVHRSPLPSEEVARRAERLVGSVSYSLLWNNCEHFVTYCRYGTAQSLQTDKFCEWLKSLIRDQRNVLLTGLLGLLSMVCLGVSPSTALPTLLIPFTLWMAS; translated from the exons ATGCTGGACACGCTGACCTTCCTCCTGGAGAGGCTCTTCCTCCTCGCCCACATCAAGCTGTCCAGCCTGCTGCCTCCGCTGGGCAGAGAGAGCGGAGAGCCGCAGCCCCCCCGGCGCTGTGATCGGGACGACCCCTTCCCGCAGAAGTTCCAGCGGGGAGATCTGCTGGAAGTTCCGCGGACTCTCTTCACCCACTTCGGCATCTACCTGGGCGAGAACCGCGTGGCGCACCTCATCCCGGATATCCTGCCGGTGCTGACCGCCGACAGCCGCCAGATCCAGGAGATGGTGACCAACACCCGGCTGCTGCTCGGGGTCCTCTCCAAGCGTGCCAGCATCCGGGTGGACTCAGTGGAGGATTTCGCGTACGGAGCCGGGATCCTGCTTAACGCCATGGACCGAGCGGTGCATCGGAGCCCGCTGCCGTCAGAGGAGGTGGCCCGGCGGGCGGAGCGGCTGGTCGGCAGCGTGTCCTACAGCCTGCTGTGGAACAACTGCGAGCACTTTGTCACATACTGCCGCTACGGGACGGCGCAGAGCCTGCAGACCGACAAG TTTTGTGAATGGTTGAAGTCGCTAATCCGGGACCAGCGGAACGTCCTTCTGACTGGGCTGCTGGGCCTTCTGTCCATGGTGTGTTTGGGAGTATCCCCCAGCACCGCCCTGCCCACCCTCCTCATCCCCTTCACCCTATGGATGGCCAGCTAA